Sequence from the Microbacterium dextranolyticum genome:
GGCCGCCCACATCGTCGACCGGATGCGCCGTCACGGCTACCTCGATGACGCGGCACTGGCCGAGCAGCTCGTCCACAGCGGCGTCGAACGCAAAGGCCAGGGCCGGGTCATGCTGATCCAGTCGCTCGGCTCGCGCGGAATCCCGCGCGAGGTCATCGATGCCGCTCTGGCAGAGCTTCCCGACGACGAAGCGGAGCGGGCACTCGAATTCGCCCGGCAGAAGGCGCGCACCATGCGCGACCTCGACCGCGACACCGCACTTCGACGCCTCTCCGGCCAGTTGGCGCGTCGCGGATACGGCGCGAATGCCCTGTCCGCGGCGCGTCTGGCGCTCGACGAGCTGAGCCGGCCGGCGCGGAGACCCCCCGCGGGCACCGTTCGCTTCGAGTGACCGCAGCGGCACGAAGTGTCGCGGGCGCACCCCGGCTCGCTCGAGCCACTCTGGAATCGGTGCGTCATCCGTGCGACCCTGAAGGCATGGAGACACGGTGCGAGCAATGCCGCGCACGACTGCGGGGTGGCGGAAACCGGACCTCGACGCGCGTCCTGTGCGACGCCTGTTACGCCGAGTTCTCCGGGTTGGCCGCCGGGTATCTGGCGGGAGGGACGGTCGAAAGTGCGATCAGCACCGCCGGCTGGGCGAAGCGGCTGTTCTCGCGACCGAAGCGTTAGGAGGACGTCGCGCGTGTGCTGCCCGGGCCTCGAGGGTGAGAACGCGTCACGTCGAGAGACGGACGCGGGCCGTGGGAGGAGTCGACGCTGCGCGACGCGTCACCCGCGCGTGCGGGATTCCCAGAGGTAGGTGATGGCGAGCCGACCCGTCTCCGGGTCGATCGTCGTCCGTGCATCGACCTCGTAGACGTCGGCGATCAGCTCCGGGGTCAACACCTGAGCCGGGGGACCGGCGGCGACGACCCGGCCCCGGCGCAGGACCACGACATCGTCGCAGAAGGTCGCCGCCAGGTTCAGGTCATGCAACGCCACGACGGTCGTGACGGGCAGGGTGGCGACGAGCGCCAAGAGGTCGAGCTGATGACGGATGTCGAGGTGGTTGGTCGGTTCGTCGAGCAGCAGTTCGCGGGGCTCTTGGGCGAGGGCGCGCGCGATCTGCGCGCGCTGACGCTCGCCGCCCGACAGCGTGTGCCAGCCATCGGATGCCTTCGCCGTCAGCTGCACCTGTGCGAGGGCATCGTCCACCGCCCGCTCGTCGCCGGCGGGGTCACCGCCCCACACCGATCGGTGCGGCGTGCGGCCGAGACGCACCACGTCGCGCACGGTGAGGTCGACTTCGGTCTCGGCATACTGTGACACCGTCGCGACCGCGCGGGCGATGTCGCGCCGGCGCAGCCCGCGCAGATCGTCCGCGTCGAGGCGCACGACTCCCGCATCGGGGCGAGCGACCCCCTGCAACAGCCGCAGCAACGAGGACTTCCCCGATCCGTTGGGGCCGAGCAGTCCGACAGTCGAGCCCGCTCGCGGGTGCAGGCTGACACCATCGACGACGAGAGCCCCGCCCCGTCGCCATGACACGTTCTCCGCGGACAGTGTCATGAGCGCGCCGCCTTCCGGCGGACCAGCAGGGCCACGAACACGGGCACGCCCACCAACGCGGTGCCGACGCCCACGGGCAGGGGCGACGGCGCGAACGCTGTGCGCGATGCGGCATCCACCCACACCATGAACAGTGCTCCGAGCACGATCGTCGCGGGGATCACCCGCGCGTGACGCGGCCCGACCAGAAGACGCGCGGCATGCGGCAGGACCAGACCCACGAATCCGATGGCGCCGGCCACGCTGACCAGGGTGGCGGTCATGAGCGCGGTGAGCACGAACAGCAACAGACGTACTCGTCCGACGTGGATGCCGAGGGATGCCGCCACATCGTCGCCGAAGGCGAAGGCATCCAGCGTCTGCGCGGATGCCCCGATGAGGACCGACCCGAGCGCGACCACCACGGCGGCGAGCACGACGTGGTTCCATCGCATCCCCTCCAGCGAACCGAGCAGCCAGAACATGACACCGCGTGTGGCATCCGAGTCGGCGAAGGCGAACACGACGAGCGAGGTCACCGCCGAGAAGAAGTGCGTCCCCGCGACGCCGGCCAGGATCACTCCCGAGGTGCCCGCGGACGCCGCCCGGGCGAGCAGCAGCACGAGAGCGAAGGCGACCAGCGCGCCCACGAACGCGCCCGCCGACAGCCCGAGCGTCCCGGCTCCGAGGCCGAGCACCGCGACGAGCACCGCTCCGGTGGAGGCGCCCGACGAGACGCCCAGGATGAACGGGTCGGCGAGGGGGTTGCGCAGAAGCGCCTGCATGACGACGCCGCACAGCCCGAGGCCGGCGCCGCAGGCGGCGGCGACGAGTGCCCGGGGAAGGCGGTCTTCCCAGACGATCGCGTTGGCCGCCGCGCGGACGGGGATGTCGGCGAGTCCCAGGTGGTTCAGCACGATGTCGCGCACGTTCACGAGCGAGACATCCGTCGGCCCGAGCGTCATGGCGACGGCGACCGACACGAGGAGGGCGACGGCGCCGCCCCCCACCACGAGCGCCGTGCGCAGACGTCCGGAACGGACGTGCGGGGTCGCTGCGGTCATCCCCGGCCCTGCTGCCGGTCCCACCAGGAACGGATCTTCTCGAGTCCGTCGACGAACCGGATCGACGGGTTCAGCTCGGCGCCGTGCAGGGCGACGATGGCGCCCGACTGGACCGCCGGGATCGTCCGGGTGAGGGGATCGCTCGTGAGGAAGGCCATCTTGTCGTCGAGACGGTCTCCGGGAAAGCGGTCACGCTGCAGGTCTCCCACGACGAGCACCGTCGGCTGCGCCGCAGCGAACGACTCCCAGCTGACGGCGGGCCAATCCTCGCTCCGGTCGGCGAAGACGTTCGTCATCCCCGTCATCGAGGCGAGCAGCTGCGCCGATCCCCGCCCGCCCCCGATGTAGGGCGTCTTGGTGT
This genomic interval carries:
- a CDS encoding ABC transporter ATP-binding protein, which gives rise to MTLSAENVSWRRGGALVVDGVSLHPRAGSTVGLLGPNGSGKSSLLRLLQGVARPDAGVVRLDADDLRGLRRRDIARAVATVSQYAETEVDLTVRDVVRLGRTPHRSVWGGDPAGDERAVDDALAQVQLTAKASDGWHTLSGGERQRAQIARALAQEPRELLLDEPTNHLDIRHQLDLLALVATLPVTTVVALHDLNLAATFCDDVVVLRRGRVVAAGPPAQVLTPELIADVYEVDARTTIDPETGRLAITYLWESRTRG
- a CDS encoding FecCD family ABC transporter permease, with amino-acid sequence MTAATPHVRSGRLRTALVVGGGAVALLVSVAVAMTLGPTDVSLVNVRDIVLNHLGLADIPVRAAANAIVWEDRLPRALVAAACGAGLGLCGVVMQALLRNPLADPFILGVSSGASTGAVLVAVLGLGAGTLGLSAGAFVGALVAFALVLLLARAASAGTSGVILAGVAGTHFFSAVTSLVVFAFADSDATRGVMFWLLGSLEGMRWNHVVLAAVVVALGSVLIGASAQTLDAFAFGDDVAASLGIHVGRVRLLLFVLTALMTATLVSVAGAIGFVGLVLPHAARLLVGPRHARVIPATIVLGALFMVWVDAASRTAFAPSPLPVGVGTALVGVPVFVALLVRRKAARS